The proteins below are encoded in one region of Streptomyces sp. NBC_00490:
- a CDS encoding ABC transporter permease → MSRAEVPVKPSPLWTFGLFRSELITTFRRWRTLALLGVLAAVPILVGIAVKIETGDGGPRGGGGGGPAFVSQITNNGLFLVFTALAATLPFFLPMAIGVIAGDAIAGESNAGTLRYLLVAPAGRTRLLLTKYATVMTFCLVATLVVAASALTVGALLFPLGDLTTISGTEISFGEGLGRAFLIALVVAASLTGVAALGLFVSTLTGSGIAAMATTVGLLITVQILDQIPQLHALQPYFFSHYWLSFADLMREPVYWDDLVKNLGLQALYAAVFGSAAWARFTTKDITA, encoded by the coding sequence ATGTCGCGGGCTGAGGTCCCGGTCAAGCCGAGTCCGTTGTGGACCTTCGGGTTGTTCCGCAGTGAGCTGATCACCACCTTCCGCCGCTGGCGCACCCTCGCGCTCCTCGGCGTCCTCGCGGCCGTACCGATTCTCGTCGGCATCGCCGTGAAGATCGAGACGGGCGACGGCGGCCCCCGAGGAGGCGGCGGTGGCGGCCCCGCCTTCGTCTCGCAGATCACCAACAACGGCCTGTTCCTGGTCTTCACCGCACTCGCCGCCACCCTTCCCTTCTTCCTCCCCATGGCCATCGGCGTCATCGCGGGCGACGCGATAGCCGGTGAGTCGAACGCCGGCACCCTGCGCTACCTCCTGGTCGCCCCGGCCGGCCGCACCCGCCTCCTCCTCACCAAGTACGCGACGGTGATGACCTTCTGTCTCGTGGCCACCCTGGTGGTCGCGGCCTCGGCGCTCACGGTCGGCGCCCTGCTCTTCCCGCTGGGGGACCTGACCACCATCTCCGGCACGGAGATCAGCTTCGGCGAAGGCCTCGGCCGGGCCTTCCTGATCGCCCTGGTGGTCGCCGCGTCACTGACCGGCGTGGCGGCCCTCGGTCTGTTCGTGTCGACGCTGACGGGCAGCGGCATCGCCGCGATGGCGACGACCGTGGGTCTGCTCATCACGGTCCAGATCCTCGACCAGATCCCCCAACTGCACGCGCTCCAGCCGTACTTCTTCTCCCACTACTGGCTGTCCTTCGCCGACCTCATGCGCGAACCCGTCTACTGGGACGACCTGGTGAAGAACCTCGGCCTCCAGGCCCTGTACGCGGCGGTCTTCGGCTCGGCGGCATGGGCGAGGTTCACGACGAAGGACATCACGGCCTGA